AGCGAGATCTTCACCGACCTGTCGTTCGACGAACTGCAGAAGCTGACCGGCGTGCCGCTGATCGACGCGACGCGCAAGGCGGCCTGAACCGCAAGCGGCCGGCGCGCGCGTGCGCACGCCGGCGCGCTTCGGTGGACAATAGGCCACCCGTTTTCCCATCCGACGCCATGCTCGAAGACAGCGCCCGCCTGACCTCCCTCATCTGCGGCAGCGAGCCGCTCAACCGGATCTGGTCGCCCCGTGCCACCGTCCAGCGGATGCTCGACGTCGAAGCCGCGCTCGCGCGCGTGCTGGCCGCGCAACAGGTTATTCCGGCCGCCGCGGTCGCGCCGATCGAACGCGCGTGCGTGGCCGACCGTCTCGATGCCGATGCGCTCGCACGCGACGCGGCGCTCGGCGGCAATCTCGCGATTCCGCTCGTCAAGCAGCTCACCGCGCAGGTGAAGGCCGACGATGCCGAGGCCGCGAAATTCGTGCACTGGGGCGCGACGAGCCAGGACATCATCGACACCGCGACCGTCCTGCAGCTGCGCGATACGCTCGACGTGCTCGAACCGATGCTCGACGACGCGTGCGCGTCGCTCGCGACGCTCGCGCGCACACATCGCGCGACGCCGATGATCGGCCGCACGTGGCTGCAGCAGGCATTGCCGATCACGCTCGGGCTGAAGTTCGCGCAGTGGCTCGACGCGCTGCTGCGCCATCGCACGCGGCTCGCCGAGCTGCGCGCGCGTGCGCTCGTGCTGCAGTTCGGCGGTGCGGCCGGCACGCTCGCGAGCCTGCGCGATCGCGCGAGCGGCGTGAGCGCCGCCCTGGCCAAAGAGCTCGAGCTCGCCGCACCGGCGGTGCCGTGGCACACGCAGCGCGACCGGATCGCCGAGGCCGCTGCATGGTTCGGCATGCTGATCGGCACGCTCGGCAAGATCGCGCGCGATATCTCGCTGCAGATGCAGACCGAAGTCGGCGAACTCGGCGAACCGGCCGCGGCCGGCAAGGGCGGTTCGTCGACGATGCCGCACAAACGCAACCCTGTGGGCTGCGCCGCCGTGCTGACGGCTGCGGTGCGCGCACCGGGCCTCGTCGCGACCGTGTTCGCGGGGATGGTGCAGGAACACGAGCGCGCGCTCGGCGGCTGGCAGGCCGAGTGGGACGCGCTGCCCGACCTCGCGCGCCTCGCCGGCGGCGCGCTCGCGCAGATCGCGCAGATCGTCGCGGGCCTCGACGTGAACGCCGAACGCCTCGCGGCGAACCTCGACCTCACGCACGGCTTGATCCTCGGCGAAGCCGTGATGCTCGCGCTCGGCGACCGGATCGGCCGTCTCGACGCGCATCACGTCGTCGAGCACGCGTCCAAGGAAGCCGTGCGCACCGGCGCGACGCTGTTCGACGTGCTCGCCGCCGACGCGACCGTGTCGGCCCACCTGTCGCGCGACGCGCTCGCACAGTTGCTCGACCCCGCTCATTACGTCGGCGAGGCGCACGCCTACGTCGACGCCGTGCTCGCGCTGCACGCGCGCACGTAACCACCAGGAGAACACTGATGCCTTTCGCCACCGTCAACGGCGTAAAACTGCATTACCGGATCGATCGTGCCGCGCGCGACGACGCGCCGTGGCTCGTCTTCTCGAATTCGCTCGGCGCGGACCT
The sequence above is a segment of the Burkholderia multivorans ATCC BAA-247 genome. Coding sequences within it:
- a CDS encoding 3-carboxy-cis,cis-muconate cycloisomerase, with the translated sequence MLEDSARLTSLICGSEPLNRIWSPRATVQRMLDVEAALARVLAAQQVIPAAAVAPIERACVADRLDADALARDAALGGNLAIPLVKQLTAQVKADDAEAAKFVHWGATSQDIIDTATVLQLRDTLDVLEPMLDDACASLATLARTHRATPMIGRTWLQQALPITLGLKFAQWLDALLRHRTRLAELRARALVLQFGGAAGTLASLRDRASGVSAALAKELELAAPAVPWHTQRDRIAEAAAWFGMLIGTLGKIARDISLQMQTEVGELGEPAAAGKGGSSTMPHKRNPVGCAAVLTAAVRAPGLVATVFAGMVQEHERALGGWQAEWDALPDLARLAGGALAQIAQIVAGLDVNAERLAANLDLTHGLILGEAVMLALGDRIGRLDAHHVVEHASKEAVRTGATLFDVLAADATVSAHLSRDALAQLLDPAHYVGEAHAYVDAVLALHART